From Vicia villosa cultivar HV-30 ecotype Madison, WI unplaced genomic scaffold, Vvil1.0 ctg.000938F_1_1, whole genome shotgun sequence, the proteins below share one genomic window:
- the LOC131632363 gene encoding probable CDP-diacylglycerol--inositol 3-phosphatidyltransferase 2, with amino-acid sequence MAKKPAPRSSKLSVYLYVPNIIGYIRVLLNCLAFSLCLRNKIVFPILYFFSFVCDAVDGWCARRFNQVSTFGAVLDMVTDRISTACLLVVLSQLYKPGLIFLSLLALDIGSHWFQMYSTFLAGKASHKDVKDSTNWLFRAYYGNRMFMAYCCVSCEVLYLILFYLADNQTETLVDVLSSNLQKITLISFLIATSLFGWATKQIINVIQMKTAADMCVLYDINRKHKN; translated from the exons ATGGCCAAGAAACCTGCACCGAGATCCAGTAAATTATCTGTCTACCTGTACGTTCCTAATATCATTG GATACATCCGGGTACTTTTGAACTGTCTTGCCTTCTCTTTATgtttaagaaacaaaattgttttcCCTATTCTCTACTTTTTCAG TTTTGTATGTGATGCTGTGGATGGCTGGTGTGCTCGAAGATTCAATCAAG TGTCAACATTTGGAGCTGTGCTGGATATGGTAACAGACAG GATTAGTACTGCTTGTCTTCTTGTGGTTCTGTCCCAATTATACAA GCCTGGCCTGATCTTCTTGTCATTGCTCGCCTTAGACATTGGCAGCCACTGGTTTCAAATGTACAG CACTTTCTTGGCTGGCAAGGCTAGCCATAAAGATGTAAAAGACAGCACCAACTGGCTTTTCAGGGCATACTATGGAAATAGGATGTTTATGGCTTACTGCTGTGTCTCATGTGAG GTTCTGTACCTGATCTTGTTTTATCTTGCGGATAATCAAACAGAGACGCTGGTGGAT GTTTTATCAAGTAATTTACAAAAGATAACCTTAATCTCTTTCCTAATTGCCACAAGTTTATTTGGATGGGCAACCAAGCAAATTATAAATGTTATTCAG